A section of the Ovis canadensis isolate MfBH-ARS-UI-01 breed Bighorn chromosome 1, ARS-UI_OviCan_v2, whole genome shotgun sequence genome encodes:
- the LOC138433802 gene encoding Fc receptor-like protein 2, protein MFLWPFLLVLAPISVQSDWLSIDMPYYAYEGDQVVVRCSGRDNNKIKRLTFYKDGAWLPAYYNTYIISNARPSDSGSYYCKAKRRVFLFIDDTEQTRSVWLTVQELFPTPQLTTRPSQPTEGASVTLFCGTQLPADRSETQLRYSFYRGGYTLRSDWDSPEFWISEIWKEDSGYYWCEARTVSHSVSKQSHQSYIQVQRIPVSGVFLETQPQRDQVVKGETLVLVCSVAKGTGKTKFFWHREDTRESLGQKSQRSQRAELEIPVIRESHAGRYYCTADNGYGLIQSQAVIVTVRIPVSRPVLTFSVPGAQALTGDVVELRCEDKGASPPILYRFYHENVPLGNTEAPFGGGASFNLSVTARHSGTYACEADNGLGAQRSDVALLYVTEFPPKIRLMNGPHRCEGRVEVEKEGHWGTVCDDGWDMKDVAVVCRELGCGAAKHTPAGMLYLPVAEEDQPVQWDRSGTG, encoded by the exons CTCCTATCAGCGTGCAGTCAG ACTGGCTGAGTATCGATATGCCATACTATGCCTATGAAGGAGACCAGGTGGTGGTGAGGTGCTCTGGCAgagacaataataaaataaagagactGACGTTCTACAAAGATGGAGCTTGGCTACCCGCTTATTATAACACCTATATCATTTCAAATGCAAGACCCAGTGACAGTGGCTCCTATTATTGTAAGGCAAAAAGGAGAGTGTTCTTATTTATAGATGACACGGAACAAACAAGATCTGTATGGCTCACTGTCCAAG AGCTGTTTCCAACACCTCAACTGACAACCAGACCCTCGCAACCCACTGAGGGAGCCTCAGTAACCCTGTTCTGTGGTACCCAGCTCCCTGCAGACAGATCAGAGACCCAACTTCGCTACTCCTTCTACAGGGGTGGCTACACCCTGAGGTCAGACTGGGACTCACCAGAGTTTTGGATCTCAGAAATATGGAAAGAAGACTCAGGATATTACTGGTGTGAGGCAAGGACAGTATCTCACAGTGTCTCAAAGCAGAGTCACCAGTCCTATATACAAGTGCAAA GAATCCCTGTGTCTGGAGTGTTCCTGGAGACACAGCCCCAGAGGGACCAGGTGGTTAAAGGGGAGACGCTGGTCCTTGTCTGCTCTGTGGCCAAAGGCACCGGGAAAACCAAGTTCTTTTGGCACAGAGAGGACACAAGAGAGAGTCTGGGGCAGAAAAGTCAGCGCTCCcagagagcagagctggagatcccGGTTATCCGAGAGAGCCATGCCGGACGCTACTACTGCACAGCTGACAACGGCTACGGCCTCATCCAGAGCCAGGCAGTGATCGTCACTGTGAGAA TTCCAGTGTCACGTCCCGTCCTCACCTTCAGTGTTCCTGGGGCCCAGGCCTTGACTGGGGACGTGGTGGAGCTTCGCTGTGAGGACAAGGGCGCATCTCCCCCCATTTTGTACCGGTTTTACCATGAAAATGTTCCCCTGGGGAACACCGAGGCGCCTTTTGGAGGAGGAGCTTCCTTCAACCTATCTGTGACCGCAAGGCATTCTGGGACCTATGCTTGCGAGGCCGACAACGGCCTGGGGGCCCAGCGCAGTGACGTGGCGCTACTCTACGTGACAG AATTTCCACCTAAAATACGCTTAATGAATGGTCCCCACCGTTGTGAAGGGCGAGTGGAGGTGGAAAAGGAAGGTCACTGGGGCACCGTGTGTGATGACGGCTGGGACATGAAGGATGTGGCCGTGGTGTGCCGGGAGCTGGGCTGTGGAGCAGCCAAGCACACACCTGCAGGCATGTTGTATCTGC